A segment of the Brevinematia bacterium genome:
TAAGTCACATATGTCATATAGCGCAAAGTCTTTGGGGTTATCAAATACCTTTACATACTCATCCAGTTTGAACTTCTGGATTTTGTTAATAATGTAATTTGTGAAAGCTCCGTGAGAAACAATAGTATAAAACTCAAATTCGTTGGCATTCAGGTTAGATTTACCTGAAACTATGCATTTTACCGTTTCTAGCATTGGGGTAAACAACCTTCTCACTTCCTGTTTCCTACTTCCAGGGAGCAGTAGGATCTTTTTCTTGCCTTTGGTAAAGAAATCTAAGTATTTCTCCTTAGAGGAGTAGTTTTTAACTACCCTATCCACTATAGGGTTTCCTACGAAAACGGCATTATCGGAGACTTTGTGGTAGATTTCATAATCATCCTTGAAGGTGCATATTATTTTGTCGCAATACTTTGCTATCTTATACTTTACATTCTCATTCCACACTGATACCATTGGGGGGAAATAGTATACAATCTTTAGCCCCATTTTCTTACAAATCTTTGCAAACGGAATGTTGAATCCTTGGTTATCAACCAAGACTACTAGATTTGGGTGATTTTTCTTAAGATAGTTGACTATCTTTCTTAGCAATATAAGTTTTGGGAAGATATACTTCAGCGATTCAGAAAACCCTACTGCGCTTGAAATACTTTCATCCGTGCCAGTAATATTTATCATACCAGACTCAATCATTTTGGGACCACCAACGCCTGTACATCTTATACCAATCTTGACAAGTTCTTCTATTACTTCGCTTGCGCTAATATCCCCGGAGACTTCACCTGCTGAAAAGAATACCTCAATACTCACGAGTTTATTTTTTACGATGTCCAAACTATCTTTCCAGAAGTAACACTATTCTTCAATAAATTCCAAAGTTTAATAGTTAGGTGTGGTTTTTCTTACTTTTCTTGCAGTTCCTGTTGTGAGTGAGTAAAACTGTTTTCTCAATGGAAGCTGGAGGCTTAGTATAGAGTAATACTGTAGGGACTAAACTTTATTGAAGGTTTTTCATTAACTTTTGGTAAGTCTAAAGTTTCAATCTCTAGCTTACCTACTCATAGGTGGTGGTGAGGTAGAGAATAAAGTGAGTAAGGAGTATGTAGACTTGAAAGAGTAATGCACTTGTTGCAAAAGGTGAGTTGGTACTTGAGTTGGAAAAAATAGGGTTATTGAAATTGAAAGTAGATTTTGAAATGAAGTGTTTTGTATAATATCTTGTGCTAAGGGCTTCAGAGCCTAAAGACAATTGAAGAACTTTGGTGTAGAGTGGAAGAAGATGATAGATTAGGTTGCCATTTTCTTGGAGAGGTGCCAGAGCGGTCTATTGGGGCAGACTCGAAATCTGCTGTTCTCCTTCGGGGAACCGCGGGTTCAAATCCCGCCCTCTCCGAAGTATGCGAAAAGTTAAAGTAGGTATAATAGGGGCTAGCGGATATACTGGAGCCGAACTTTTAAGAATACTCCAAAGACATAAAATGGTGGAGATAGTGTTAATAACCTCAAGAACTCTAGCTGGGGAAAAGGTTAGTAAAGTGTTTCCCGAATTTCCTTCCCTAAACCTTAGGTTCTCATCCACTGAAGAGGTAGCAAACAACTTAAGTAACGATGTTGTTGATGTTGTCTTTCTAACATTACCTCATGAACCAGCAATAGGTTTGGTTCATACTTTTTACTCAAAGGGGATAAAGGTTGTGGATCTAAGTGCTTCCTACAGATTCAAGAAGAGGGAAGTTTTTGAGAATACTTATGAAATTCATCATCCCTACCCTGAACTTCTACAAAAATCTGTGTGGGGCTTACCTGAACTTTTTAGAGAAACCATAAAAAACGCAGAAATCATTGGGAATCCAGGATGTTATCCTACTTCCATAGCTATTGGATTGATACCCCTAAGGGAAATCAAGGAAAAAGTGGACCTTGAGAACATTATAATTGACTCTAAATCCGGAATCTCAGGAAAAGGGAGAAAGGTCTCGGAAGACTCAATATTTGTAGAGCATAACGAAAACTTTTACGCTTATGGCATACCAGCTCACAGGCATACACCGGAAATTGAACAGTTTATAGAGTTTAACTTTGGAAAGAAGGTTAGTGTTGTTTTTGTTCCACATGTTGTTCCAATGGATAGAGGTATATTTTCTTCCATATATGTATCTGCAGAAAACATATCGCAAAAAACCCTGGAAGAACTATACCATTCTTACTACGATAAGGAGCCTTTTATATATGTTATAGACACCATCCCACAAACAAAGTGGATCTCTCATACCAACAACTGCATGGTTTTTGTAAAATATCTTGAAAGGAAAAGTAAAATTGTAATCTTCTCTGCGATTGATAACTTAGTAAAGGGAGCTTCGGGCCAAGCAGTGCAGAATATGAACATTATGTTTGGTATTGATGAAACAGAGGGGTTGGTTTGAGAGCACAAATTCTTTAATCTGACAGTTGGACTATAATCACAGAACTTTACTTCATACCAAGCATCTTAGGTACTTATCAAGAGGAGTATTTACCCAGTCCCGATAGGGACTGCGAGAGTAGTGAAAAGAAAGACTACATCATGATTATTGGGTACAGAAGTAGAAAATTTATCTACGGTGTCTTATAATTAAAACTCAGGCACTATGAAGTTTTTCATTGAAACATACGGATGTCAAATGAATCTCTCCGATTCGTTTGAACTTAAAAAGCTACTGGAGGACAACGGACTGGAAGAATCACAGAGTGAAGAAGAAGCTGATGCGATAATA
Coding sequences within it:
- the lpxB gene encoding lipid-A-disaccharide synthase, which gives rise to MDIVKNKLVSIEVFFSAGEVSGDISASEVIEELVKIGIRCTGVGGPKMIESGMINITGTDESISSAVGFSESLKYIFPKLILLRKIVNYLKKNHPNLVVLVDNQGFNIPFAKICKKMGLKIVYYFPPMVSVWNENVKYKIAKYCDKIICTFKDDYEIYHKVSDNAVFVGNPIVDRVVKNYSSKEKYLDFFTKGKKKILLLPGSRKQEVRRLFTPMLETVKCIVSGKSNLNANEFEFYTIVSHGAFTNYIINKIQKFKLDEYVKVFDNPKDFALYDICDLAIVTSGTVTLELALLEKPAIVLYKVSKLTFEIGKRVVRSKFISLPNILLGEQIYPELLQNKVNPRNILALVETMLDENYIKTTKDKLEKIKNEYKPGAIDKTVKEIKKCLGLS
- the argC gene encoding N-acetyl-gamma-glutamyl-phosphate reductase; translated protein: MRKVKVGIIGASGYTGAELLRILQRHKMVEIVLITSRTLAGEKVSKVFPEFPSLNLRFSSTEEVANNLSNDVVDVVFLTLPHEPAIGLVHTFYSKGIKVVDLSASYRFKKREVFENTYEIHHPYPELLQKSVWGLPELFRETIKNAEIIGNPGCYPTSIAIGLIPLREIKEKVDLENIIIDSKSGISGKGRKVSEDSIFVEHNENFYAYGIPAHRHTPEIEQFIEFNFGKKVSVVFVPHVVPMDRGIFSSIYVSAENISQKTLEELYHSYYDKEPFIYVIDTIPQTKWISHTNNCMVFVKYLERKSKIVIFSAIDNLVKGASGQAVQNMNIMFGIDETEGLV